The proteins below come from a single Caulobacter flavus genomic window:
- a CDS encoding LysR family transcriptional regulator ArgP: MLDYASLAAVAAVAREGAFDKAAAVLGVTPSAVSQRVKGLEERLGAVLLTRGQPCRPTAIGARLCAHVEQVRLLEGDLVADLPRLADLSEGPAVVRIAVNADSVSTWFPLAAARFAEETGAMLDLVMDDEAHTAERLRDGEVLAAVTADPAPVVGCKTYPLGAIEYVATASPAFMARAFPGGFDAERLRHAPLLRFDRRDGLQARWAHEALGVRPEGPVHWTPATQGMLDMNLAGLGWAMTPRSLAAPHLASGRLVELPPGRSILVALYWQRTRLAARLLDRLTAAVRTMAGEALVKA, from the coding sequence ATGCTGGACTATGCGTCGCTGGCGGCCGTGGCGGCGGTCGCGCGCGAAGGCGCCTTCGACAAGGCCGCCGCCGTGCTGGGCGTCACCCCGTCTGCGGTGTCGCAGCGGGTGAAGGGGCTGGAGGAGCGGCTTGGCGCGGTGCTGCTGACGCGCGGCCAGCCCTGCCGGCCCACCGCCATCGGCGCGCGGCTGTGCGCCCATGTGGAGCAGGTGCGGCTGCTGGAGGGCGATCTCGTCGCCGACCTGCCGCGCCTGGCCGACCTGTCGGAAGGTCCGGCCGTGGTCCGCATCGCCGTCAACGCCGACAGCGTCAGCACCTGGTTCCCGCTGGCCGCGGCGCGGTTCGCCGAGGAGACCGGGGCCATGCTCGACCTGGTCATGGACGACGAGGCCCACACCGCCGAGCGGCTGCGCGACGGCGAGGTGCTGGCGGCGGTCACCGCCGATCCCGCGCCGGTGGTCGGCTGCAAGACCTATCCGCTGGGCGCGATCGAGTACGTGGCCACCGCCAGCCCGGCCTTCATGGCCCGCGCGTTCCCGGGCGGCTTCGACGCCGAGCGCCTGCGACACGCGCCGCTGCTGCGCTTCGACCGTCGCGACGGCCTGCAGGCGCGCTGGGCGCACGAGGCCCTGGGCGTCCGTCCGGAAGGCCCAGTGCACTGGACCCCGGCCACGCAAGGCATGCTCGACATGAACCTGGCGGGGCTGGGCTGGGCGATGACCCCGCGCAGCCTGGCCGCCCCTCATCTGGCCTCGGGGCGCCTGGTGGAGCTGCCGCCAGGCCGGTCCATTCTCGTCGCGCTCTACTGGCAGCGCACCCGGCTGGCGGCGCGGCTGCTGGACCGGCTGACGGCGGCGGTGCGGACGATGGCCGGCGAGGCCCTGGTGAAGGCCTAG
- a CDS encoding PleD family two-component system response regulator → MSARILVVDDIEANVRLLEAKLSAEYYQVSYAYDGPTALAKAAEELPDIILLDVMMPGMDGFTVCRKLKEDAATRHIPVVLVTALDGRGDRIQGLEAGAADFLTKPIDDVMLFARVRSLTRLKMVIDELRQREASGRRIGVIAGAAARLDGIGGRVLIVDDNERQAQRVAAELAVEHRPVIETDLAKAEISASGPVDLVIVNAAARGFDGLRFSATLRSSERTRHLPILAVVDPDDRPRMVKALDIGVNDVLPRPIDPQELAARVRTQVRRKRYTDYLRNNLDHSLELAVTDPLTGLHNRRYMTGQLSALVNRATMGGDPVSALLIDIDYFKKINDGFGHDVGDEVLREFALRLASNVRAIDLPCRYGGEEFTVIMPDTQLADAVRIAERIRMHVAGSPFRVAGGQEMLTVTISVGVSATTGAGDTPEALLKRADSGVYEAKAAGRNAVVCKAA, encoded by the coding sequence GTGAGCGCGCGAATCCTCGTCGTCGACGACATCGAGGCCAATGTGCGCCTGCTCGAGGCCAAGCTTTCGGCCGAGTATTATCAGGTCTCCTACGCCTATGACGGCCCGACGGCCCTGGCGAAGGCGGCCGAGGAACTGCCCGACATCATCCTGCTGGACGTGATGATGCCCGGCATGGACGGCTTCACCGTCTGCCGCAAGCTCAAGGAAGACGCCGCCACCCGCCATATCCCGGTGGTGCTGGTCACCGCCCTCGACGGGCGTGGCGACCGCATCCAGGGCCTGGAGGCCGGCGCCGCCGACTTCCTGACGAAACCCATCGACGACGTCATGCTGTTCGCCCGCGTGCGCAGCCTGACCCGCCTGAAGATGGTCATCGACGAACTGCGCCAGCGCGAGGCCTCGGGCCGCCGCATCGGCGTGATCGCCGGCGCCGCCGCCCGCCTGGACGGCATCGGCGGCCGCGTGCTGATCGTCGACGACAACGAACGCCAGGCCCAGCGCGTGGCCGCCGAACTGGCGGTCGAGCACCGTCCGGTGATCGAGACCGACCTGGCCAAGGCCGAAATCAGCGCCAGCGGTCCGGTGGACCTGGTCATCGTCAACGCCGCCGCCCGCGGCTTCGACGGCCTGCGCTTCTCGGCGACCCTGCGCTCCAGCGAACGCACCCGTCACCTGCCGATCCTGGCCGTGGTCGATCCCGACGACCGTCCGCGGATGGTCAAGGCGCTGGACATCGGCGTCAACGACGTGCTGCCGCGCCCGATCGACCCGCAGGAGCTGGCCGCCCGCGTCCGCACCCAGGTGCGCCGCAAGCGCTACACCGACTATCTGCGCAACAACCTCGACCACTCGCTGGAGCTGGCCGTCACCGACCCGCTGACCGGCCTGCACAACCGCCGCTACATGACCGGCCAGCTGTCGGCCCTGGTCAACCGCGCCACCATGGGCGGCGACCCGGTTTCGGCCCTGCTGATCGACATCGATTACTTCAAGAAGATCAACGACGGCTTCGGCCACGACGTCGGCGACGAGGTGCTGCGCGAATTCGCCTTGCGCCTGGCCTCCAACGTCCGCGCCATCGATCTGCCTTGCCGCTACGGCGGCGAGGAGTTCACGGTGATCATGCCCGACACCCAGCTGGCCGACGCCGTGCGCATCGCCGAGCGGATCCGCATGCACGTGGCCGGCTCGCCGTTCCGCGTGGCCGGCGGCCAGGAAATGCTGACGGTGACGATCTCGGTCGGCGTCTCGGCCACCACCGGCGCCGGCGACACCCCCGAGGCCCTGCTCAAGCGCGCCGACAGCGGCGTCTACGAAGCCAAGGCCGCCGGCCGCAACGCCGTGGTCTGCAAGGCGGCCTGA
- a CDS encoding Hsp33 family molecular chaperone, whose product MTDAAPQILSDDLVSAFQIEGLPVRGRVVRLGEAVNEVLTRHSYPEPVANLLGEACALAALVGSSLKFEGRLIVQAQGDGPVRYVVVDYDTSGGLRGYCRFDPDEVAAVSEGFARPGAKTLLGGGVFIMTLDQGADMERYQGVTAIEGESLALCAEQYFMQSEQIPTRVRLAVGQVDTGEGMTWRAGGILIQTIAGDETRGETKEAWNHAQALFETTGEDELIDPTVPTATLLWRLFNEDGVRLIDEKPLRAFCRCSEERIGVVLQSFSPEEKAEMIEPDGKIHVTCEYCSRVYALEPDGAA is encoded by the coding sequence ATGACCGACGCCGCCCCCCAGATCCTGTCCGACGACCTCGTTTCCGCCTTCCAGATCGAAGGCCTGCCCGTGCGTGGCCGCGTCGTGCGGCTGGGCGAAGCGGTCAACGAGGTGCTGACCCGCCATTCCTACCCCGAGCCCGTGGCCAACCTGCTGGGCGAGGCCTGCGCGCTGGCCGCCCTGGTCGGTTCGAGCCTGAAGTTCGAGGGCCGCCTGATCGTCCAGGCCCAGGGCGACGGCCCGGTGCGCTACGTCGTCGTCGACTACGACACCAGCGGCGGCCTGCGCGGCTACTGCCGGTTCGATCCGGACGAGGTGGCGGCCGTTTCGGAAGGCTTCGCGCGTCCGGGCGCCAAGACCCTGCTGGGCGGCGGCGTGTTCATCATGACCCTTGACCAGGGCGCCGACATGGAGCGATACCAGGGCGTCACGGCCATCGAGGGCGAGAGCCTGGCCCTGTGCGCCGAGCAGTACTTCATGCAGTCCGAGCAGATCCCGACCCGCGTGCGCCTGGCCGTCGGCCAGGTCGACACCGGCGAGGGCATGACCTGGCGCGCCGGCGGCATCCTGATCCAGACCATCGCCGGCGACGAGACGCGCGGCGAGACCAAGGAGGCCTGGAACCACGCCCAGGCGCTGTTCGAGACCACGGGCGAGGACGAACTGATCGACCCGACCGTGCCGACCGCCACCCTGCTGTGGCGCCTGTTCAACGAGGACGGCGTGCGCCTGATCGACGAGAAGCCGCTGCGCGCCTTCTGCCGCTGCTCCGAAGAGCGGATCGGCGTGGTGCTGCAGTCGTTCTCGCCGGAAGAGAAGGCCGAGATGATCGAGCCCGACGGCAAGATCCACGTGACCTGCGAGTACTGCTCGCGCGTCTACGCGCTCGAGCCCGACGGCGCGGCTTAG
- a CDS encoding winged helix-turn-helix domain-containing protein, with product MAQADDLIHQPLRLKIMAALYAERDRDPPEFSRLKAITQATDGNLGSHLTALEKAGYVEILKDHVGKRPRTRAALTATGAKAFRGHVAYLRELVEGID from the coding sequence ATGGCGCAGGCCGACGACCTGATCCACCAGCCCTTGCGCCTGAAGATCATGGCCGCGCTCTATGCCGAGCGCGACCGCGATCCGCCCGAGTTCTCGCGGTTGAAGGCCATCACCCAGGCCACCGACGGCAATCTCGGCAGCCACCTGACCGCCCTGGAGAAGGCCGGCTATGTCGAGATCCTGAAGGACCACGTGGGCAAGCGGCCCCGCACCCGGGCGGCGCTGACGGCGACCGGCGCCAAGGCGTTCCGGGGCCACGTGGCCTATCTGCGGGAACTGGTCGAGGGCATCGACTGA
- a CDS encoding NUDIX hydrolase encodes MTEPTFDSPTFDSRDDGEALDPASGVIRPRHAATLIVVRDDGPAPRVLMGRRNRGHAFMASKWVFPGGRVDRGDYGAPSATELDPEVATRLTAEPRHPSPTRLARALALAAVRETFEETGLLLARPAPARPGAGAWRPFLAQGALPDLSPLAFVARAITPPYRPRRFDARFFMAPASALLSLDPQPDCGELDEIAWVTFDETRDLDLPSITRMVLRETALRLKDPGRPAPFMRFLRGNAVMTEL; translated from the coding sequence ATGACCGAGCCCACATTCGACTCCCCGACGTTTGACTCAAGGGACGATGGCGAAGCGCTGGATCCCGCCTCCGGCGTCATCCGGCCGCGCCACGCCGCCACCCTGATCGTAGTGCGCGACGACGGTCCCGCGCCCCGGGTGCTGATGGGCCGGCGCAACCGCGGCCACGCCTTCATGGCCAGCAAGTGGGTGTTTCCCGGCGGGCGGGTCGATCGCGGCGACTACGGCGCGCCCTCTGCCACCGAGCTGGATCCCGAGGTCGCCACGCGCCTGACGGCCGAGCCGCGTCATCCCTCGCCCACGCGGCTGGCCCGGGCCCTGGCCCTGGCGGCCGTGCGCGAGACCTTCGAGGAGACGGGCCTCCTGCTGGCCAGGCCGGCGCCCGCCCGCCCCGGAGCCGGGGCCTGGCGGCCGTTCCTGGCCCAGGGCGCGCTGCCCGACCTGTCGCCGCTGGCCTTCGTGGCCCGGGCCATCACCCCGCCCTACCGGCCGCGCCGGTTCGACGCCCGCTTCTTCATGGCCCCGGCCAGCGCCCTGCTGAGCCTGGATCCACAACCCGACTGCGGCGAACTGGACGAGATCGCGTGGGTGACCTTCGACGAGACGCGCGACCTTGATCTGCCCAGCATCACCCGCATGGTGCTGCGCGAGACGGCCCTGCGCCTGAAGGACCCCGGCCGTCCCGCGCCGTTCATGCGATTCCTGCGCGGCAACGCCGTGATGACGGAGCTCTGA
- a CDS encoding DUF6265 family protein, with protein sequence MLALLFALQAAPAAPAIDQAAFLAGCWRQERPNGVVEEQWLAPGGGMMLGMGRTVRDGAARSYEFTRIQEADGRLTFFAIPSGQPAAAFPLKSAAPGELVFENPAHDFPQRVIYKSQGENGLLGRIEGEIGGKARSVDFPYKRCSGAD encoded by the coding sequence ATGCTCGCCCTCCTCTTCGCCCTGCAGGCCGCCCCGGCCGCGCCCGCCATCGACCAGGCCGCCTTCCTGGCCGGCTGCTGGCGGCAGGAGCGCCCGAACGGCGTGGTCGAGGAGCAGTGGCTGGCGCCCGGCGGCGGCATGATGCTGGGCATGGGCCGCACGGTCCGCGACGGCGCGGCGAGGAGCTACGAGTTCACGCGAATCCAGGAAGCCGACGGGCGACTCACCTTCTTCGCCATACCCTCGGGCCAGCCGGCCGCGGCCTTTCCGCTGAAGAGCGCCGCCCCTGGCGAGCTGGTCTTCGAGAATCCCGCCCACGACTTCCCCCAGCGCGTGATCTACAAAAGCCAGGGCGAGAACGGCCTTTTGGGCCGGATCGAGGGCGAAATCGGCGGCAAGGCGCGATCCGTCGACTTCCCCTACAAACGATGTTCAGGCGCCGATTGA
- a CDS encoding LysE/ArgO family amino acid transporter, with translation MSTALLPAFALPAFTKGCALSAGLIVAIGAQNMFVLRQGLKREHVLPIVLFCALADASLIIAGVNGLGAVLSLVPGLSLALSLGGAAFLGWYGVSALRRAANPEALALADQPSITLGAALAGTAAFTFLNPHVYIDTVMLMGAVGASLPAPERPLFMAGAALASLSWFSALGFGARFLVPLFARPTAWRVLDIVIGAVMLLLAASLLIGAARP, from the coding sequence ATGAGCACCGCCCTCCTCCCCGCCTTCGCCCTGCCCGCCTTCACGAAGGGCTGCGCCCTCTCGGCCGGCCTGATCGTCGCCATCGGCGCGCAGAACATGTTCGTGCTGCGCCAGGGGCTGAAGCGCGAGCACGTCCTGCCGATCGTGCTGTTCTGCGCCCTGGCCGACGCCTCGCTGATCATCGCGGGCGTCAACGGACTGGGCGCGGTGCTGTCGCTGGTTCCGGGCCTGTCCCTGGCGCTGAGCCTCGGCGGCGCGGCCTTCCTGGGCTGGTACGGCGTCAGCGCCCTGCGGCGCGCGGCCAATCCCGAGGCGCTGGCCCTGGCCGACCAGCCGAGCATCACGCTGGGCGCGGCGCTGGCCGGAACGGCCGCCTTCACCTTCCTGAACCCGCACGTCTACATCGACACGGTGATGCTGATGGGCGCGGTCGGCGCCAGCCTGCCGGCGCCCGAACGCCCGCTGTTCATGGCCGGCGCGGCCCTGGCCAGCCTGTCGTGGTTCTCGGCCCTGGGCTTCGGCGCCCGCTTCCTGGTTCCGCTGTTCGCGCGCCCGACCGCCTGGCGCGTGCTCGACATCGTCATCGGCGCGGTGATGCTGCTGCTGGCGGCCAGCCTGCTGATCGGCGCGGCCAGGCCCTAG
- a CDS encoding response regulator, with protein sequence MTKKVLIVEDNELNMKLFHDLLEAQGYETLQTREGLQALSIAREHRPNLILMDIQLPEISGLEVTKWLKEDDDLSHIPVVAVTAFAMKGDEERIREGGCEAYISKPISVSHFLDTIRRLLER encoded by the coding sequence ATGACGAAGAAGGTCCTCATCGTCGAGGATAACGAGCTGAACATGAAGCTCTTTCATGATCTGCTCGAAGCCCAGGGCTATGAGACCCTGCAGACCCGCGAGGGACTGCAGGCGTTGTCGATCGCCCGCGAGCATCGCCCGAATCTGATCCTCATGGACATCCAGCTGCCCGAGATCTCGGGCCTGGAAGTGACCAAGTGGCTCAAAGAGGACGACGATCTGTCACATATACCCGTGGTCGCTGTTACGGCATTTGCGATGAAGGGCGACGAGGAGCGGATTCGCGAGGGCGGCTGCGAGGCCTACATCTCGAAGCCCATCTCGGTGTCGCACTTCCTCGACACCATCCGCCGACTGCTGGAGAGGTAA
- a CDS encoding amidohydrolase: MGALKTVSVLALTAAGFLSVPALAAPAGSKGEGGKVEAAAKAVQPKVVAWRRDVHEHPELGNQEVRTAALVARELKALGLEVREGVGKTGVVGVLKGGKPGKVVALRADMDALPVLEKTGLSFASKATATWEGKTVPVMHACGHDTHVAMLLGAATVLAGMKNDIAGTVVFIFQPAEEGPQAGDEGGAKLMIADGALDNPKVDAIFGLHIGPGDAHALNYRPEGFYAGADRLTITVKGKQTHGARPWAGIDMASISADIVQALNQIAARQIDVGTSPTVLTIATINMGVRNNIIPEDLVMSGTLRTFTPERKAEVIAKTQKAVAAIGDRYGAKAEAVFTQPYPVTWNDAALSKWVKAPLEKASPGKVDDQAALVTGAEDFSLYGQKVPAVFVQLGGRKADVPAAGAPANHSPYFDIDEAVLETGVKAEVFMALDYLARK; this comes from the coding sequence ATGGGCGCGCTCAAGACGGTTTCGGTTCTGGCCCTGACGGCGGCGGGCTTCTTGTCGGTTCCAGCCTTGGCCGCGCCCGCTGGAAGCAAGGGAGAGGGGGGCAAGGTCGAAGCGGCCGCCAAGGCGGTCCAGCCCAAGGTCGTGGCCTGGCGGCGCGACGTCCACGAGCATCCGGAACTGGGCAACCAGGAGGTCCGCACCGCCGCCCTGGTGGCCAGGGAGCTGAAGGCCCTGGGCCTGGAGGTTCGCGAAGGGGTCGGCAAGACCGGCGTGGTGGGCGTGCTGAAGGGCGGCAAGCCCGGCAAGGTCGTGGCCCTGCGCGCCGACATGGACGCCCTGCCGGTGCTGGAGAAGACTGGCCTGTCGTTCGCCTCCAAGGCCACCGCCACCTGGGAGGGCAAGACTGTCCCGGTGATGCATGCCTGCGGCCACGACACCCACGTGGCCATGCTGCTGGGCGCGGCCACGGTGCTGGCGGGCATGAAGAACGACATCGCCGGCACGGTGGTCTTCATCTTCCAGCCGGCCGAGGAGGGGCCCCAGGCCGGCGACGAGGGCGGCGCCAAGCTGATGATCGCCGACGGCGCGCTCGACAATCCCAAGGTCGACGCCATCTTCGGCCTGCACATCGGCCCGGGCGACGCCCACGCCCTGAACTATCGTCCCGAGGGCTTCTATGCCGGCGCCGACCGCCTGACCATCACGGTCAAGGGCAAGCAGACCCACGGCGCGCGCCCCTGGGCCGGCATCGACATGGCCAGCATCTCGGCCGACATCGTCCAGGCCCTGAACCAGATCGCCGCCCGCCAGATCGACGTCGGAACCTCGCCGACGGTGCTGACCATCGCCACCATCAACATGGGCGTGCGCAACAACATCATCCCCGAAGACCTGGTGATGAGCGGCACGCTCCGCACCTTCACGCCCGAGCGCAAGGCCGAGGTGATCGCCAAGACCCAGAAGGCCGTGGCCGCCATCGGCGACCGCTATGGCGCCAAGGCCGAGGCGGTGTTCACCCAGCCCTATCCGGTCACCTGGAACGACGCGGCCCTGTCGAAGTGGGTCAAGGCCCCGCTGGAGAAGGCCTCGCCCGGCAAGGTCGACGACCAGGCCGCCCTGGTCACCGGGGCCGAGGATTTCTCCCTCTATGGCCAGAAGGTCCCGGCCGTGTTCGTCCAGCTGGGCGGCCGCAAGGCCGACGTCCCGGCCGCCGGCGCGCCGGCCAACCACTCGCCGTACTTCGACATCGACGAGGCGGTGCTGGAGACCGGCGTGAAGGCCGAGGTGTTCATGGCCTTGGACTACCTGGCGAGGAAGTAG
- a CDS encoding glutaminyl-peptide cyclotransferase, whose product MIVRLALAFSVMAALPACAQPAPVQSYEVVRTYPHDRQAFTEGLLVRDGQLYESTGLEGRSWVRKVDLETGAVQQQAALEPKYFGEGIVDWGDEIVQLTWQNGVGFVRDRATFAVKSTFSYTGEGWALTKDDRRIIMSDGTAELRFLDPKTLKETGRVKVTDDGKPVDQINELEFIKGEVWANVWQTDQIIRIDPKTGKVVGRLDLSGLLTPQEAARADVLNGIAYDAKADRIFVTGKFWPWLFEIKVGK is encoded by the coding sequence GTGATCGTTCGCCTCGCCCTCGCCTTCTCCGTCATGGCCGCCCTGCCCGCCTGCGCCCAGCCCGCGCCGGTGCAGAGCTACGAGGTGGTCCGCACCTACCCCCACGACCGCCAGGCCTTCACCGAGGGGCTTCTGGTGCGCGACGGCCAGCTCTACGAGAGCACGGGCCTGGAAGGCCGCTCGTGGGTGCGCAAGGTGGACCTGGAGACCGGCGCGGTGCAGCAGCAGGCCGCGCTGGAGCCCAAGTACTTCGGCGAGGGAATCGTCGACTGGGGCGACGAGATCGTCCAGCTGACCTGGCAGAACGGCGTCGGCTTCGTGCGCGACCGGGCGACCTTCGCCGTCAAGTCGACCTTCAGCTACACCGGCGAAGGCTGGGCGCTGACCAAGGACGACCGCCGCATCATCATGAGCGACGGCACCGCCGAGCTGCGGTTCCTGGATCCCAAGACCCTGAAGGAAACCGGCCGGGTGAAGGTCACCGACGACGGCAAGCCGGTGGACCAGATCAACGAGCTGGAATTCATCAAGGGCGAGGTCTGGGCCAATGTCTGGCAGACCGACCAGATCATCCGCATCGATCCCAAGACCGGCAAGGTGGTCGGCCGCCTCGACCTGTCGGGCCTGCTGACGCCGCAGGAAGCCGCCCGCGCCGACGTGCTGAACGGCATCGCCTACGACGCCAAGGCGGATCGGATCTTCGTCACGGGCAAGTTCTGGCCGTGGCTGTTCGAGATCAAGGTGGGCAAGTAG
- the rpmG gene encoding 50S ribosomal protein L33 — protein sequence MAKPASIKIRLNSTADTGFFYVTKKNARTKTEKMVLKKYDPVIRKHVEFREGKIK from the coding sequence ATGGCCAAACCGGCTTCGATCAAGATCCGCCTGAATTCGACGGCGGACACCGGCTTCTTCTACGTGACCAAGAAGAACGCCCGCACCAAGACCGAGAAGATGGTGCTGAAGAAGTACGATCCGGTCATCCGCAAGCACGTCGAATTCCGCGAAGGCAAGATCAAGTAA